AACAGCTTCGTGTTCACCAGTTGAAGCACCTGATGGAACAAGTGCGCGGCCAAAGCCACCTAATTCAGTATATAGTTCAACTTCAACAGTTGGGTTACCACGTGAATCAAGAACTTCACGGCCTAAAATATCAGTAATTACAGACATATTTTAAAAATCTCCTTTATGATTTTAATACAACCTAATTTTAACCTTTTTGACACTTAAAATAAATAACTTAATAGAAGTTAATTATTTATTGAAGTTAGCCAAGGCAATAAATGATTCTGGATCCATTGATGCACCACCAACAAGTCCACCATCAATATCTTCTTTAGCCATCAATTCTTTAACGTTAGCAGGTTTTACAGAACCACCGTAAAGAATACGTACTTTGTCAGCTGTGTCATTATCGTACAAGCTAGCAATCTTTTCACGGATTACGTGAACCATTTCTTGTGCTTGATCAGCAGTAGCAGTCTTACCAGTACCGATAGCCCAGATTGGTTCGTAAGCGATAACTGACTTAGCTAAGTCAGCAGCAGAAATACCTTTAACGGCATTTTCGATTTGACCAGTTACCCAGTCTTCTGCTTTTCCAGCTTCACGTTGTTCTAGTGTTTCACCACAGCAAATGATTGGCAACATGTTGTTCTTCAAGATAGCAAGAGCTTTCTTGTTGATGTCTTCATCAGTTTCACCGAAGTATTGTCTTCTTTCTGAGTGACCAATGATTACATAGTCAAGACCCATTTCGTCAAGTGCTTTAGGTGAAGTTTCACCAGTGAATGCACCAGCATCTTCAAAGTATGAGTTTTCAGCAGCTGTCTTTAATGGTGTGCCCTTAGCTCCTGCAACAAGTGTTGTAAGATCAATGGCTGGAGCACCAATAATTGTTTCTACGCCAGATTCTGGTAACTTACCTTTGATACCGTCTAAAAATTCTTGGGTTTCTTTAGGATTTTTGTTCATCTTCCAGTTACCCGCAATAATAGGTGTACGCATAAATTAATTCTCCTTATGAAAAATAATTATTTATTTGAGATTGAATCGATACCAGGCAATGTCTTACCTTCAAGGTATTCAAGTGAAGCACCACCACCAGTTGAGATGTGTGTCAACTTATCAGCAATACCAAGACTCTTAGCAGCAGCAGTAGAATCACCACCACCAACAATTGTGATAGCATCTGTTAAGTTACCCATAGCACGTCCAACTTCTAGTGTACCTTCAGCAAACTTGCTCATTTCGAAAGCACCCATTGGTCCATTCCATACAACAGTCTTTGCACCATTTAATTTGTCTTGGAACAATTTAACTGTCTTAGGTCCAATATCAAGAGCCATTTCGTCATCGGGAATGTCAACGCCGTCAGTAGTTGTTGCTTCTGCGTCATTTGAGAATTCTTTAGCAACGATGTGGTCTACAGGAAGGACAATCTTGTCTCCAGCTTTTTGAAGGAGGTCTTTAGCTAGATCAACTTTGTCAGCTTCGAATAGTGACTTACCAATCTTGTGGCCTTGAGCAGCTAAGAATGTGTATGCCATACCACCACCGATTAAGATGTGGTCTGATTTTGGAATTAAGTTTTCAATAACACCGATCTTATCTGAAACCTTTGCACCACCAAGGATTGTTACGAATGGGTGTACAGGATTGTCAACGGCGTTACCTAAGAACTTGATTTCCTTTTCCATTAAGAAACCAGCAGCAACGGGCTTACCAGCAGCCTTCATAGCTGTTGAGATACCAACGTTTGAAGCATGGCTTCTGTGGGCTGTACCGAAAGCATCGTTGATAAATACGTCACCAAGTGATGCCCAGTATTCGCCAAGTTTAGGATCGTTCTTGCTTTCACGTTTGCCAAAGTCGTTATCAATATCTTGGAAACGAGTGTTTTCCATCAATAGGATTTGACCGTCTTTAAGATCGTTGATAGCATCTTCAAGTTCTTTACCTTCGTTAGTTGGTACGAACTCTACAGGCATACCGCTTAATTCTTGAAGTTTAGCAGCAACAGGCTTCAATGATAAAGCTTTCTTGTCTTCGTCACTCTTAATACGACCCAAGTGAGATAGCAAGATAACCTTTCCACCATGTTCTGAAACATATTTGATTGTTGGGATAGCACCAACGATACGGTTAGTATCGCCGACAACACCATCTTTAATAGGAACGTTGAAATCTACACGCATCAAGACTTTTTTGCCTTTTACGTCAACGTCAGAAACAATAAGTTTAGCCATTGTATATAAATCCTCCAATATTTTCCTTAAAAAAAAGCGGAAGGAGTTATCCTCCCTCCGCCAATTTAAATCACACTAAATTAGGTTTTTGAAATCACTATTTTAGATTAACGAATTAGTCTAATGTAGCAAACTTTTCAAGTGTACGAACCATTTGTGCTGTAAATCCTGATTCGTTGTCATACCAAGCAACAGTCTTTACAACTTGGGCGTCACCCTTACCAACAATTTGTGTTTGTGTTGGGTCAAAGATTGAACCAAATGATGTACCGATAACATCTGATGATACGATTTGGTCATCGTTGTAACCGAATGAAGGGTTGTTGTCAGTATACTTCTTGATTGCATCGTTTACTTCATCAACTGTAACTTCTTTGTCAAGAGTTGCAACTAATTCAGTAACTGAACCTGTGATAACAGGTACACGTTGTGCATGTCCGTCAAGTTTACCTTTAAGTTCTGGAACAACAAGACCAAGAGCCTTAGCAGCACCAGTTGAATGAGGGATGATGTTTGCAGCAGCAGCACGTGCAGCACGAACATTACCTTTACGTTCTGGACCATCTTGAAGTTTTTGTGTAGCTGTGTAAGCATGGATTGTTGTCATTGTACCAGCTTTAATGCTGAATTCTTTGTTTACAGCATTTGCTAGAGGTGCAAGACAGTTTGTTGTACATGAACCAGCTGAAGCGATCTTAACGTCATTTGTTAGAATGTCGTCGTTAACGCCATAAACAACTGTAGGCATGTCACCTGATGGAGCTGAGATCAATACACGTTTTGCACCGGCATCCAAGTGAGCTTGGGCCTTGTCAGCAGATGTGTAGAATCCAGTACATTCAAGAACGATGTCAACACCGTCGTTTGCAACCCATTTAAGGTCTGCAGCGTTCATTTCAGCATATACAGGAATCTTCTTACCATCAACAACGATAGCTGCATCTTCAGCAGTGATCTTGTCAATTTCGAAGTTACCATGAGCAGTATCATACTTCAACAAGTGTGCAAGCATAGCAGGTGAAGTTAAATCGTTAATTGCAACAACTTCCAAATCTGTTTTGCCAGCTGCTT
This sequence is a window from Companilactobacillus alimentarius DSM 20249. Protein-coding genes within it:
- a CDS encoding phosphoglycerate kinase gives rise to the protein MAKLIVSDVDVKGKKVLMRVDFNVPIKDGVVGDTNRIVGAIPTIKYVSEHGGKVILLSHLGRIKSDEDKKALSLKPVAAKLQELSGMPVEFVPTNEGKELEDAINDLKDGQILLMENTRFQDIDNDFGKRESKNDPKLGEYWASLGDVFINDAFGTAHRSHASNVGISTAMKAAGKPVAAGFLMEKEIKFLGNAVDNPVHPFVTILGGAKVSDKIGVIENLIPKSDHILIGGGMAYTFLAAQGHKIGKSLFEADKVDLAKDLLQKAGDKIVLPVDHIVAKEFSNDAEATTTDGVDIPDDEMALDIGPKTVKLFQDKLNGAKTVVWNGPMGAFEMSKFAEGTLEVGRAMGNLTDAITIVGGGDSTAAAKSLGIADKLTHISTGGGASLEYLEGKTLPGIDSISNK
- the gap gene encoding type I glyceraldehyde-3-phosphate dehydrogenase encodes the protein MTTKVGINGFGRIGRLAFRRIAALQAAGKTDLEVVAINDLTSPAMLAHLLKYDTAHGNFEIDKITAEDAAIVVDGKKIPVYAEMNAADLKWVANDGVDIVLECTGFYTSADKAQAHLDAGAKRVLISAPSGDMPTVVYGVNDDILTNDVKIASAGSCTTNCLAPLANAVNKEFSIKAGTMTTIHAYTATQKLQDGPERKGNVRAARAAAANIIPHSTGAAKALGLVVPELKGKLDGHAQRVPVITGSVTELVATLDKEVTVDEVNDAIKKYTDNNPSFGYNDDQIVSSDVIGTSFGSIFDPTQTQIVGKGDAQVVKTVAWYDNESGFTAQMVRTLEKFATLD
- the tpiA gene encoding triose-phosphate isomerase: MRTPIIAGNWKMNKNPKETQEFLDGIKGKLPESGVETIIGAPAIDLTTLVAGAKGTPLKTAAENSYFEDAGAFTGETSPKALDEMGLDYVIIGHSERRQYFGETDEDINKKALAILKNNMLPIICCGETLEQREAGKAEDWVTGQIENAVKGISAADLAKSVIAYEPIWAIGTGKTATADQAQEMVHVIREKIASLYDNDTADKVRILYGGSVKPANVKELMAKEDIDGGLVGGASMDPESFIALANFNK